From Desulfosalsimonas propionicica, the proteins below share one genomic window:
- a CDS encoding alpha-2-macroglobulin family protein — protein MTSSPVLRRLLRILLLIGVIFCQPLWAADFDGDNVHTEDEQQINTRLSRQHYQGQKMKVSSVAEETWENGAALVVRVTVPVDDRADWRRYLTVKRADRIEPSDHWVRSKDGLAVIYPFVDPGKVYKIKIKPGLPAVNGKAVVRPGQHSVETRRIKPAASFAGDGHVLSTGLRRALPVTTFNIDEVDLDLFRIAPEKIGTWSHFTDSQRHRFYHLNNFSENNTLVHSARFPIEHRQNQRTTTNLDLSDIEALEEPGAYLAVLRVPGQYENNLETCFFTVSDIGLQIRKNDRRMHVYTHSIQSGESINGVTLSLYNDSELIARQVVDEKGESVFDAFHRQGQTLVARSGEQITVLRYDRNPLDLSGYDNALTRHAPHQVFAWSPRNLYRPGESVNIHALLKDYDGRAVDPVPLQMRLLDATGSRIITKMVNRDDSGRYDFRHTLGESAKTGTWRLAFNIPGNDRVLSEYKFSVEDFLPERMELTLFDGDSTSHRHVAERSAIIIPVQGDYLYGAPASGNKLDGFAVAEIDRHPFAQWKTYFFGLEDEPIPNPRQDIPETRLDGSGAAEVEVPVSNWTGVQSPLVLTASISLYESGGRPVTRSTTVTNILTEELVGIEPQFKDRPDNNSRAGFKAVLTNARGEMLAGKGYQVRLIREDRNYYWTYSDSNGWRWHFDPLDYEVYSVKLDFDGNVPTGFNMPVEWGNYRVEIVDNRNKLVNRFGFSTRWSGWSSTSSDSLKPDQVLITFRDDRYQAGDDARVKLVPPVDGRAMITVESNDGVLWRDQIEVSAKGTELTFPIRAGWNRHDLYLTATILIPGDMTHSVAPKRAFGFTHLPIERTDARLDLSIEAPERIQPRRPVEVELRLNDKEIPAGPVWVSVAAVDVGVLNITRFKTPDPVGYLFGARRYDYQFYDIYGRIIENAGYDYSAQRFGGGFKQSEAELTRGGDKPDNVVKIVSLESEPVQFDADGRARLTLDVPDFNGRLRWMAVAWSAGSYASAEDETQVADPVVTQLSRPRFLALGDESRLTLDISNQSGKSQNLDVDFKVNGALESNSWTQSLELSDGAKETLTFPVKATGLGSAPIKAHIRTGDGTVDLTKNWSLGTRSAYPSVTRKEQAVLDKGETWSPGLKIDDLVADTVNARLVVSPRPPIDISSHFDALLRYPYGCTEQSTSSGFPWALMSPEAAEHFGLRSRIEKQFEQPYTDRFRREQLEVAVDRVLRRQNATGGFGSWSNDGTEVNWLTVYVADFLTAARDAGAQVPNESLNLTLDRLDAYLRGQANVSAQWSTDNNYSEFAARAYAAYVMASSNRAGLAHLRRLYEQADDVEDRSGLPWAQLGYALQHAGDQALADKAFARAITTEYQAGYYGYYGSALRDSALVYALLARVGRAEDQQLLDLFEKVRERRWLSTQERNALFRAAVAGAGKEEIATRARLTTSGFEQLIDQEDAFKTLINAAEFSSLKSVESLSGTLYISLELVGEQKTAPEPVSNEMSIDRNFFDSEGRPLTLDSLESGDLVIVGLEARSKRSIPDGLVVDLLPAGLELENQNLDNASVDLSKLTLGGESIADWRQNKDILHVEYRDDRFVAAVELDEHRVTRLYYLARAVTPGEYQVPPPYIEDMYRPYYHAVGATPARLVIKP, from the coding sequence ATGACTTCCTCTCCTGTTTTGCGGCGCCTGTTAAGGATATTGCTCCTCATTGGGGTTATTTTTTGCCAACCGCTCTGGGCTGCTGATTTTGATGGAGACAACGTCCACACCGAAGATGAACAACAGATCAACACGCGGTTGTCCCGGCAGCACTACCAGGGACAAAAAATGAAGGTGAGCTCTGTTGCGGAAGAAACGTGGGAGAACGGCGCCGCCCTGGTCGTGCGGGTAACGGTGCCGGTCGACGACCGGGCCGACTGGCGGCGATATTTAACCGTGAAGCGTGCGGACCGGATTGAACCCTCTGACCATTGGGTGAGAAGCAAAGACGGCCTGGCGGTCATTTATCCCTTTGTCGATCCGGGCAAAGTATATAAAATTAAAATCAAGCCCGGCCTGCCTGCTGTTAACGGCAAAGCAGTGGTGCGGCCGGGTCAGCATTCGGTTGAAACCCGTCGCATCAAACCTGCTGCCAGCTTCGCCGGGGATGGCCATGTGCTGTCCACCGGACTTCGCCGGGCGCTGCCGGTTACAACCTTCAATATCGATGAAGTCGATCTGGATCTGTTCCGGATAGCACCGGAGAAGATCGGTACCTGGAGCCATTTCACCGACAGCCAGCGTCACCGCTTCTACCATCTGAACAATTTTTCGGAAAATAACACCCTCGTGCATTCCGCGCGGTTTCCAATCGAGCACCGGCAAAATCAGCGGACCACCACCAATCTCGATCTCAGCGATATCGAAGCACTGGAAGAACCGGGCGCTTATCTGGCCGTCCTCAGGGTTCCGGGGCAGTACGAGAACAACCTGGAAACCTGTTTTTTCACGGTCAGTGATATTGGCTTACAGATTCGCAAGAATGATCGCAGGATGCATGTCTACACCCATTCAATCCAGAGCGGCGAATCGATAAATGGTGTCACCCTTTCGCTTTACAATGATTCCGAACTGATCGCACGCCAAGTCGTGGACGAAAAGGGCGAGTCGGTTTTCGATGCCTTTCACCGCCAGGGGCAGACGCTGGTTGCCCGGTCGGGCGAGCAGATCACCGTGCTGCGCTATGATCGCAACCCGTTGGACTTATCCGGTTATGACAATGCCCTGACCCGGCATGCCCCTCACCAGGTTTTCGCCTGGAGTCCGCGAAACCTCTACAGACCGGGTGAAAGCGTCAATATTCACGCGCTGCTGAAGGATTACGACGGCCGGGCGGTTGACCCGGTGCCGCTGCAAATGCGGTTGTTGGATGCCACCGGCAGCCGCATTATCACAAAGATGGTCAACAGGGACGATAGCGGTCGTTATGATTTCCGGCACACCCTGGGCGAGTCCGCCAAGACCGGGACCTGGCGGCTGGCATTCAACATTCCCGGCAATGACCGGGTGTTGAGTGAATATAAATTTTCTGTGGAGGACTTCCTGCCGGAGCGCATGGAGCTGACACTTTTTGATGGCGATTCAACCAGCCACCGGCACGTGGCTGAACGCAGTGCTATAATAATTCCCGTTCAGGGCGATTATCTTTACGGCGCTCCGGCTTCAGGCAATAAGCTGGACGGCTTTGCCGTGGCAGAAATCGATCGTCATCCCTTTGCGCAGTGGAAGACATATTTTTTCGGGCTGGAAGACGAACCCATCCCCAACCCGCGCCAGGACATACCGGAAACAAGGCTTGACGGCAGCGGCGCAGCCGAAGTCGAGGTCCCGGTCAGCAACTGGACCGGGGTGCAATCACCATTGGTGCTCACCGCCAGCATCAGCCTGTATGAAAGCGGCGGCCGGCCGGTGACTCGCAGCACCACCGTTACCAACATCCTGACAGAAGAACTGGTCGGAATTGAGCCGCAGTTCAAGGACCGCCCCGATAACAACAGCCGGGCCGGTTTCAAGGCTGTCCTGACAAATGCCCGGGGCGAAATGCTAGCCGGCAAGGGTTACCAGGTGCGGCTTATACGCGAAGATCGCAATTATTACTGGACGTACAGTGATTCAAATGGATGGCGCTGGCATTTCGATCCGCTCGACTACGAAGTCTATTCAGTGAAGCTCGATTTCGACGGCAATGTGCCGACCGGGTTCAATATGCCGGTGGAATGGGGCAATTATCGCGTGGAGATTGTCGACAACCGCAACAAGCTGGTTAATCGATTCGGTTTCAGCACTCGCTGGAGCGGCTGGAGCAGTACGAGCAGTGATTCGCTCAAGCCCGACCAGGTCCTGATCACTTTTCGGGATGACCGCTACCAGGCAGGCGATGACGCCCGGGTGAAGCTGGTGCCGCCGGTTGACGGCCGGGCCATGATCACGGTGGAATCCAATGACGGTGTACTCTGGCGGGATCAGATCGAGGTCAGTGCGAAAGGGACTGAGTTGACTTTTCCGATCCGTGCGGGATGGAACCGGCACGATCTTTACCTGACTGCAACTATCCTGATCCCCGGCGACATGACCCATTCCGTGGCTCCCAAGCGGGCTTTCGGATTCACCCACCTGCCCATTGAGCGAACCGATGCCCGTCTGGACCTCTCCATTGAGGCGCCGGAACGAATTCAGCCGCGCCGCCCCGTTGAGGTTGAACTTCGGTTAAATGATAAAGAAATTCCCGCAGGGCCGGTCTGGGTGAGCGTGGCCGCCGTTGATGTCGGGGTGCTCAATATCACCCGGTTTAAGACGCCGGACCCGGTCGGCTATTTGTTCGGCGCCCGCCGTTACGACTACCAGTTCTACGACATTTATGGCCGCATCATCGAAAACGCCGGCTACGATTACAGTGCCCAGCGCTTCGGCGGCGGCTTCAAACAGTCTGAAGCGGAACTGACCCGCGGTGGCGACAAGCCTGACAATGTTGTAAAAATCGTATCCCTGGAGTCCGAGCCTGTGCAATTCGATGCCGACGGCCGGGCCCGGCTTACGCTCGACGTGCCGGATTTCAATGGCCGCCTGCGCTGGATGGCCGTTGCTTGGAGCGCCGGCAGTTATGCCAGCGCCGAGGATGAAACCCAGGTGGCCGATCCGGTGGTCACCCAGTTGTCGCGGCCCCGCTTTCTGGCATTGGGCGACGAATCCCGGCTTACATTGGATATCTCAAACCAGTCGGGCAAATCACAAAATCTTGATGTCGATTTCAAGGTCAACGGCGCACTGGAATCCAACAGCTGGACTCAATCCCTGGAATTGTCGGACGGGGCCAAAGAAACACTGACGTTTCCGGTCAAGGCAACCGGTTTGGGCAGTGCGCCCATCAAGGCACATATCCGCACCGGAGACGGCACCGTCGATCTGACGAAAAACTGGTCCCTCGGCACCCGTTCAGCTTATCCTTCAGTTACGCGCAAGGAACAGGCTGTCCTGGATAAAGGAGAAACATGGTCGCCCGGATTGAAAATAGACGACCTGGTGGCCGACACGGTCAATGCGCGCCTGGTGGTCTCGCCACGGCCCCCGATCGATATCAGCAGTCATTTCGATGCCTTGTTGCGATACCCTTATGGATGCACCGAACAATCCACCAGCAGCGGCTTTCCATGGGCGCTGATGTCGCCCGAAGCAGCAGAGCACTTCGGCTTGAGATCCCGGATCGAGAAACAGTTTGAGCAGCCCTACACTGATCGTTTCCGCCGGGAACAACTGGAAGTGGCGGTCGATAGGGTGTTGCGGCGCCAGAATGCAACCGGCGGTTTCGGTTCGTGGAGCAATGATGGTACCGAAGTGAATTGGCTGACGGTTTATGTCGCCGATTTCCTGACTGCTGCCCGGGATGCGGGCGCACAGGTGCCCAACGAATCCCTGAACCTGACACTGGACCGGTTGGATGCCTACCTGCGCGGCCAGGCAAACGTTAGTGCGCAATGGTCCACGGATAATAATTATTCCGAATTCGCCGCCCGGGCTTACGCCGCCTATGTAATGGCAAGTTCCAATCGCGCCGGCCTGGCGCACCTGCGTCGTCTATACGAGCAGGCCGATGATGTTGAAGACCGCTCCGGACTGCCCTGGGCACAGCTCGGTTATGCCCTGCAGCATGCCGGGGACCAGGCCCTGGCAGATAAAGCCTTTGCCAGGGCGATCACAACAGAGTACCAGGCAGGTTATTACGGTTATTACGGCAGCGCCCTGCGAGACAGCGCCCTGGTGTATGCTCTGCTTGCCAGGGTCGGTCGGGCCGAAGATCAACAGCTTCTGGATCTGTTTGAAAAGGTGCGTGAACGTCGCTGGCTCAGCACCCAGGAGCGAAATGCCCTTTTCCGGGCGGCCGTGGCAGGTGCCGGCAAAGAGGAGATAGCGACCCGGGCCCGGTTGACAACATCAGGGTTTGAGCAGCTCATAGACCAGGAGGACGCGTTCAAAACACTGATCAATGCAGCTGAGTTCTCTTCGCTGAAATCGGTGGAGAGTCTGTCCGGCACGCTCTACATCAGCCTGGAACTGGTCGGTGAACAGAAAACCGCACCAGAGCCGGTTTCAAACGAGATGTCCATTGATAGGAATTTCTTCGATTCGGAGGGCCGGCCATTGACCCTGGACAGCCTTGAGAGCGGAGATCTGGTGATCGTGGGTTTAGAGGCCCGTTCCAAACGTTCGATTCCGGACGGTCTAGTGGTTGACCTGCTGCCGGCCGGCCTGGAACTGGAGAATCAAAACCTGGACAATGCCAGCGTGGATCTGTCCAAGCTTACCCTGGGCGGCGAATCCATTGCAGACTGGCGGCAGAACAAGGATATCCTGCACGTCGAGTATCGGGATGATCGTTTCGTGGCCGCCGTGGAGCTTGATGAACACCGCGTAACCCGGCTTTACTACCTGGCCCGCGCTGTCACTCCCGGGGAGTACCAGGTGCCGCCCCCCTACATCGAAGATATGTACCGTCCGTATTACCATGCTGTCGGGGCCACGCCGGCGCGGTTGGTCATAAAACCCTGA
- a CDS encoding PstA family ABC transporter permease: MTGKDRLIFFFAWSCALVTTIVVCGLLGFIAWQGGAVLGPALFFGDAPAWAAISGQIPVWDGIWPACAGTLVLVLLAAALALPFGLGCGLYLAVLAKGRKKAFCSLCINQLAGTPSIVMGLFGFAMILFLRRTFLPGANTCLLLAGVCLAVLILPYIVRATQNAVEAIPLTQRLIGPSLGLTLWQNMVHCILPQASRGILGGVILAVGRAAEDTAVILLTGVVANAGLPRGVLGPFEALPFTIYYLAAEYRSQSELQTGFGACLVLLILSASLFVAARWIQRKIENTWY, encoded by the coding sequence GTGACGGGTAAAGACAGGCTGATCTTCTTTTTTGCCTGGAGCTGTGCCCTGGTGACAACAATTGTGGTCTGCGGCCTGCTGGGCTTTATCGCCTGGCAGGGCGGGGCTGTGCTCGGCCCGGCGCTGTTTTTCGGAGATGCCCCGGCATGGGCGGCCATTTCCGGTCAGATTCCGGTATGGGACGGAATATGGCCGGCATGCGCGGGAACGCTTGTTCTGGTTCTGCTGGCCGCAGCCCTGGCCCTTCCCTTTGGCCTGGGCTGCGGATTGTATCTGGCGGTTCTGGCAAAGGGGCGGAAAAAGGCGTTCTGCAGCCTTTGCATCAATCAGCTGGCCGGCACACCGTCCATTGTCATGGGCCTTTTCGGGTTTGCCATGATTCTTTTTCTGCGCCGGACCTTTCTGCCCGGGGCCAATACCTGTCTTTTGCTTGCAGGAGTTTGCCTGGCGGTTTTGATTCTGCCGTATATCGTGCGCGCCACCCAGAATGCCGTGGAAGCCATCCCTCTGACCCAGCGGCTCATCGGCCCGTCTCTGGGCCTGACCCTGTGGCAGAACATGGTTCATTGTATCCTGCCCCAGGCCTCAAGGGGGATTCTGGGCGGTGTGATCCTGGCCGTGGGCCGGGCGGCCGAGGATACAGCCGTGATTCTTTTAACCGGTGTTGTGGCCAATGCCGGACTTCCCCGGGGAGTGCTGGGGCCTTTTGAGGCCCTGCCGTTTACCATTTATTATCTGGCCGCTGAATACCGGAGCCAGTCTGAACTGCAGACAGGCTTTGGCGCCTGCCTGGTGCTTTTGATCCTGTCTGCTTCGCTTTTTGTGGCTGCACGATGGATTCAGCGGAAAATCGAAAATACATGGTATTAA
- a CDS encoding phosphate ABC transporter ATP-binding protein, translating into MVLKTKKPFLEIKELTVGFGGQVVLDGVSLAADAGGIVCLLGRSGSGKTTFLRTLNRLNDEMGAVTKGSVNLFMDGRWCDILAPRTDLLNLRRKVGMVFQTPNLMPVSIAKNILVPLRLTSGLGKKQCRNRMHKVLEQTQLWQEVSHRLEDSALSLSGGQQQRLCLARCLALEPKILLLDEPTASLDFRAGRRIEELLIHLAKSYPMLVVSHSPAQAERLAQSAFVFESGKVVHKLDKASIYRHLLEECISGSAG; encoded by the coding sequence ATGGTATTAAAAACAAAAAAGCCGTTTCTGGAGATAAAGGAGCTGACTGTCGGTTTTGGCGGGCAGGTGGTGCTCGACGGAGTCAGCCTGGCTGCGGATGCCGGGGGAATCGTCTGTCTGCTGGGTCGTTCCGGTTCCGGAAAAACCACGTTTCTGCGCACATTAAACCGGCTCAACGATGAAATGGGCGCTGTTACCAAAGGATCGGTGAATCTTTTTATGGACGGCAGGTGGTGCGATATTCTCGCACCCCGCACCGACCTGCTCAACCTCCGGCGCAAGGTGGGCATGGTATTTCAGACGCCCAACCTGATGCCGGTCTCCATTGCCAAAAACATTCTTGTTCCCCTCAGGCTTACATCCGGGCTTGGTAAAAAGCAGTGCCGTAACCGGATGCACAAGGTGCTGGAGCAAACACAGCTTTGGCAGGAGGTCAGCCACCGGCTGGAGGATTCGGCGCTTTCCCTGTCCGGCGGCCAGCAGCAGCGTCTTTGCCTGGCCCGCTGTCTGGCCCTGGAGCCGAAGATTCTGCTTTTGGATGAACCCACGGCATCTCTTGATTTCAGGGCCGGCCGGCGCATCGAGGAACTGCTGATCCACCTGGCCAAATCCTATCCCATGCTGGTGGTTTCTCACAGCCCGGCCCAGGCAGAGCGTCTGGCGCAATCCGCCTTTGTTTTTGAATCCGGCAAAGTGGTGCACAAACTGGACAAAGCAAGCATTTACCGGCATCTGCTCGAAGAATGCATCAGCGGCTCTGCGGGATGA
- the pbpC gene encoding penicillin-binding protein 1C — MTIDCLAPVDLTPEPGAQVVVNAHGEPLRRFADERGVWRYPVDPTNVSPNYIEFLLTYEDRWFYDHPGVNPLSMVRAFGQWLRHGEIVSGGSTLTMQTARLRYPGSYGWSGKLVQIVRALQIDWHYTKAEILEYYLNHAPFGGTLEGVETASRGYFGHSADLLTDAQAALLAGLPQAPSRYRPDRHPERARAQRDKILHRMETYGVLSRKARMRAQQEPVIADVPANPLEAPLLARRLAKRFPGDARLDTFIDSDAQRSLEQLASDTRSRLPAGASIAMMAMEHGTGRVIAYIGSAQFVDEDRFGHVDMITALRSPGSALKPFIYGLALEAGMIHSESLLMDVPLKFGDYRPLNFRRGFTGAVSMAEALQQSLNVPAVQVLEQLDPRSFYARLQSAGAGLRLPDGAGPSLAIALGGISINLERLIGLYSALGNSGDVLVPRLCPRDPVVSKPLLTPAASWIIRQTLLQGDRKNRNSRPLAIKTGTSSAFRDTWALAVTEHHTLGVWVGHPGNAAMAGHHGRLTAVPLLRAMAGRMPPGEHTAHCRPDNVTVRAICWPTGKPETDLCDQSRTAWIIDGRTPLTLMSTKDQTPQNARPWLRFQVAADSNLRAGPGCLEQIRTRRIPLWPDSLQNWIPSAWRTHERLPGLDPRCKLAKNLLPPTPLRIQGLSQGFQFKQHPATREQPQISVHAVGGQPDWYWFLNGELLPERGPGLTLSLPPPGYHQLSVTDQSGQNDHVNFVVEPD, encoded by the coding sequence GTGACAATCGATTGTCTTGCGCCGGTTGACCTGACACCGGAGCCCGGCGCCCAGGTCGTGGTCAATGCGCACGGCGAACCCCTGCGCCGGTTTGCAGATGAACGCGGCGTGTGGCGATACCCGGTTGACCCGACCAATGTCTCCCCTAATTATATCGAGTTTCTGCTTACCTATGAAGACCGCTGGTTTTATGACCATCCCGGCGTGAACCCACTGTCAATGGTCCGGGCGTTCGGACAGTGGCTGCGCCATGGAGAGATCGTCTCCGGCGGCTCTACCCTGACCATGCAGACAGCGCGTTTACGCTACCCCGGCAGTTATGGCTGGAGCGGCAAACTGGTCCAGATCGTGAGAGCCCTGCAGATTGACTGGCATTACACCAAGGCCGAGATTCTTGAATATTATCTGAACCACGCCCCCTTCGGAGGGACACTGGAAGGAGTGGAGACCGCCAGCCGGGGCTATTTTGGACATTCCGCGGACCTGCTCACCGATGCCCAGGCCGCTTTGCTGGCGGGATTGCCCCAGGCCCCAAGCCGTTACCGGCCGGACCGCCACCCTGAGCGGGCCCGGGCGCAAAGGGACAAGATACTGCACCGCATGGAAACCTATGGCGTGCTCAGCCGAAAAGCGCGCATGCGGGCCCAGCAGGAACCCGTGATTGCAGATGTTCCGGCCAATCCCCTGGAAGCCCCTCTGCTTGCGCGCCGGCTCGCAAAACGATTTCCCGGGGACGCCCGCCTGGACACCTTTATTGATAGCGATGCCCAGCGGTCACTGGAACAACTGGCTTCGGACACCAGATCCCGGCTTCCTGCCGGAGCGTCCATCGCCATGATGGCCATGGAACACGGAACCGGCCGGGTTATCGCCTACATAGGTTCAGCGCAATTCGTTGATGAAGACAGGTTCGGCCACGTCGATATGATCACAGCCCTGCGCTCGCCCGGCTCGGCACTGAAGCCGTTTATCTACGGCCTGGCCTTGGAAGCGGGGATGATTCACAGTGAAAGCCTGCTGATGGACGTGCCCCTGAAGTTCGGAGACTACCGCCCGCTGAATTTCCGGCGCGGTTTTACCGGTGCGGTCAGCATGGCAGAAGCGTTGCAGCAGTCGTTGAATGTGCCCGCGGTGCAAGTGCTGGAACAGCTTGACCCCCGCAGTTTTTACGCACGCCTGCAAAGTGCCGGCGCTGGATTGCGCTTGCCGGACGGGGCAGGACCGAGTCTTGCAATTGCCCTGGGGGGCATTTCCATCAACCTGGAGCGATTGATCGGCCTTTACAGCGCACTGGGCAACAGCGGCGATGTCCTGGTGCCGCGCCTTTGCCCGCGTGACCCGGTGGTCAGCAAGCCACTGCTTACCCCGGCCGCAAGCTGGATAATACGGCAGACCCTCCTCCAGGGCGATCGGAAAAACCGGAACAGCAGACCACTGGCCATAAAGACGGGCACCAGCTCAGCATTTCGGGATACCTGGGCCCTGGCAGTCACAGAGCATCACACCCTCGGCGTCTGGGTCGGCCATCCGGGCAATGCCGCCATGGCAGGGCATCACGGCCGCTTGACTGCCGTGCCGCTGCTACGGGCAATGGCAGGCCGTATGCCGCCGGGTGAGCACACCGCCCATTGCCGCCCTGACAATGTCACCGTCCGCGCGATCTGCTGGCCCACCGGAAAGCCGGAAACAGACCTGTGCGACCAGAGCCGCACCGCTTGGATTATCGACGGCAGAACGCCTCTGACACTGATGTCCACCAAGGACCAGACTCCCCAAAACGCCCGACCATGGCTACGTTTCCAGGTGGCGGCCGACAGCAATTTAAGAGCAGGCCCGGGTTGCCTGGAACAAATCCGGACCCGACGCATACCGCTCTGGCCGGACTCCTTGCAAAACTGGATTCCCAGCGCTTGGCGCACCCATGAACGCCTGCCCGGTTTGGATCCGCGCTGCAAGCTGGCCAAAAACCTGCTGCCCCCCACGCCATTGCGCATTCAGGGTTTAAGCCAGGGTTTTCAGTTCAAACAGCACCCAGCCACCCGGGAGCAGCCCCAAATCAGCGTCCACGCAGTGGGCGGGCAGCCGGACTGGTATTGGTTCCTGAATGGAGAATTGCTGCCCGAACGCGGCCCCGGCCTGACCCTGTCATTACCCCCACCCGGCTACCACCAGCTAAGCGTCACCGATCAAAGCGGCCAAAATGATCATGTCAATTTTGTAGTAGAGCCGGATTAA
- a CDS encoding double-cubane-cluster-containing anaerobic reductase, whose product MSNDYRPMWEELGLDLDAHDALLNVLNQGYGDIYLSQQNRPETMAYFDFVMSEVHGLRIRELLDEKDKGRKIVGSYCVFVPEEIVLAADATLVGLCSGADFALEEVENWLPRNTCALIKSSFGFKLGKVCPYLECADMIVGENTCDGKKKAYETFSSLVENLYVMDLPQVKSDPGKTLLAAEFDRFRQAMEHLTGKPITAESLKYGIETVNAKRAALHRLYALRHADPAPISGLDALLANQVSFYDNPARFTESVHKICDELESRIAEKKGVFPEKTPRILVSGCPQAVPNWKLHHIVETSGAVIVGEESCVGERGTRNLTDDTGGTPEEMMEAIVDRYFQINCAIFTPNGDRLDHIRQMAADYKADAVIHYSLQFCQPYLMESLPVENTLKNEGLPALRIETDYSMQDAGQLKTRIEAFIEQLR is encoded by the coding sequence ATGAGCAACGATTACCGCCCCATGTGGGAAGAGCTGGGTTTGGATCTGGATGCGCACGACGCGCTGCTAAATGTTTTAAACCAGGGCTACGGCGATATTTACCTGTCCCAGCAAAACCGGCCCGAAACCATGGCATATTTTGATTTTGTCATGAGCGAGGTCCATGGCCTGCGCATCCGGGAGCTTCTGGATGAAAAGGACAAGGGCCGGAAAATCGTGGGCTCATACTGTGTGTTTGTGCCCGAGGAAATCGTGCTGGCCGCCGATGCCACCCTGGTGGGCCTGTGCTCGGGTGCGGATTTTGCCCTTGAGGAAGTGGAAAACTGGCTTCCCAGAAATACCTGCGCCCTGATCAAGTCGTCTTTCGGGTTTAAACTGGGAAAGGTGTGTCCCTACCTGGAATGCGCGGATATGATTGTTGGTGAAAACACCTGCGACGGCAAGAAAAAGGCCTATGAAACCTTTTCAAGCCTGGTGGAAAACCTCTATGTCATGGATCTGCCCCAGGTCAAGTCAGATCCCGGGAAGACGCTTTTGGCCGCGGAATTTGACCGGTTCCGGCAGGCAATGGAACATCTCACCGGAAAACCGATCACGGCCGAATCCCTGAAATATGGAATTGAAACCGTCAATGCCAAGCGCGCGGCGTTGCATCGCCTCTATGCCCTGCGGCATGCCGATCCTGCCCCCATATCAGGCCTGGATGCCCTGCTGGCCAATCAGGTTTCGTTTTACGACAACCCGGCCCGGTTTACCGAATCCGTGCACAAGATCTGCGATGAACTGGAAAGCCGGATTGCGGAAAAAAAGGGGGTTTTTCCGGAAAAAACACCGCGGATCCTGGTTTCGGGCTGCCCACAGGCCGTGCCCAACTGGAAGCTGCACCATATTGTGGAGACGTCCGGCGCGGTGATCGTTGGAGAGGAATCCTGCGTGGGCGAGCGCGGCACCCGCAACCTGACCGATGATACGGGCGGGACCCCGGAGGAAATGATGGAAGCCATCGTGGACCGGTATTTTCAAATCAACTGCGCCATTTTCACCCCCAACGGCGACCGGCTGGATCATATCCGGCAGATGGCCGCCGATTACAAAGCCGATGCCGTGATCCACTACAGCCTCCAGTTCTGCCAGCCCTATCTCATGGAATCGCTGCCCGTGGAAAATACCCTGAAGAATGAAGGCCTTCCGGCCCTGCGCATTGAAACCGACTACAGCATGCAGGACGCCGGCCAGCTCAAAACCCGCATCGAGGCATTTATCGAGCAGTTGAGATAA